GATCGTTGCCTTCAGGGTTTTGGGCGAACCACTCTTTAACGGCGGCCGCAAACGCGATTTTCAGCTCGGTGGCGACGTTCACTTTGCACACGCCGAGTTCGATGGTGCGACGGACATAATCATCAGGCACATCACTCGCGCCATGCAGCACTAGCGGGATATCCACCACCTCACGAATTTCCGCCAGCCGTTTGAAGTCGATTTTAGGGCGATGGGTATAAAGCCCGTGGGCAGTGCCGATGGCTACCGCCAGGCTGTCGACGCCGGTCAGCTCCACGAAACGCTTCGCTTCCTGCGGGTCAGTCAAGAACGCGCTTTCGGCGTCGACGCTCATGTCATCTTCCATACCGCCGAGACGGCCCAGCTCGGCTTCTACGCTGCAATCATTCTGATGGCAGAAATCGACCACCGATTTCACCAGTTTGACGTTCTGCTCAAACGGGAAATGGCTGCCGTCGATCATGGCGCTGCGGACGCCCGCGTTCACTTTGCGGCGGATATCATCGAGGGATTCATGGTGATCGAGGTGCAGCGCCAGCGGCATGTCGTAGCTGGTGGAGTAGGCGTTGCACAGCGCGAAGATTTCTTCCAGCGCGATATGTTTAAAGGTGCCCGGCGTACCGGCGAGGATCACCGGCGATCGCAGTTCGCTACAGACGTCGAGGATCGCCTGAATAGTTTCGGCGTTGTGAATATTGAATGCCGGAACCGCGTAGCCTTTGGCCTGTGCATCCTGCAAGAGATATTTAGTTGAGATAATGCTCATGCTGCGATCCTCTTAAGCAATCCATGGATGAATGACGACGCCCTGCACCACGCGGTTGACCGTGCCGTTGGCAGACGGAGTATCCGGGGTATTGCCGACGCTGATGGACTGCGTGAGGGCAAACACCTGCGCGTACATCAGGAAGCAGAACACCTGCTCCATGTCGATGAAGTGACGAGAAGGGGGAAGAAGAATGTGCGGACCCGCTTCGATAACCGGATCGGTCTGGGCGGCAATGGCTACGACGCGGCTGGCCTGACGATCGCGGCGTAGCTCGTTGAGCAAATCGAGATCGTACTGGCGGGTGTACGGGTGGCTGGAGATAAACACCACCACCAGCGTTTCGCTATCGACCAGTGATTTTGGGCCATGACGAAAACCGGTTGGCGAGTCATAAAAAGCCACCATTTTCCCGGCAGTCAGCTCCAGTACTTTCAGGGCGGATTCACGCGCTGCGCCCTGCAAACCGCCGCTGCCGAGATATACAATGCGTTTCCAGGCTTCCTGACCAAACACGCCGTGATTGAAATCGCCGAGCGAGCTAAGAATGGCCTCGCAGCGTTGCGCCACATCGCGGAACGTTTGGCTGTTGATGGCTTCCGGGGCGAACACCGCCAGGCAGCTGACCATCATGGTGGTGATGCTGCTGGTCATCGCGAAGCCGCGATCGTGCGTTTCGGCAGGCATCAGCAGCGCGAAGGCGTTATCGCTGTCGAGCGCGTTCTGGTACAGGCTTCCGGCTTCGTTACAGGTGATCGAAAGGTGATAGCACTCCGGTACAAACTGGTTCGCCAGCTCAACGGCGGCCACGCTTTCCGGGCTGTTGCCAGAACGGGCAAAAGAAACCAGCAGCAGCGGGTTCGCTGCGCTCAGATAGTCCATTGGGTTAGAGACCAGGTCAGTGGTCGGCACCGCGCTGATATTTTGCCCGGTGTGGCGTGACAGCCATGGCGCGATGATATCGCCGATAAACGCCGAGGTGCCGGCGCCGGTCAGGACTATCCGCAGATCTTTTTTACGCAGCAGCGGTGCGAGGAAGTTGTCGAGCTGGGATCGGATCTTGTCGATATGCGTGAGGGAGCGGATCCAACTGGTAGGCTGCTGACGGATCTCTGCTTCTGTCCAGGTGCCTGTGGCAGTCGCGGGAGAGGTGTACGTTTCTGACATAACTCATTCCTTAGTCATGTGAATTCCACATCGGAAGCGGGCAATTTGCCGTTATCTTTCGTTTCGTTTCACTTGTTCACATAAGCCGTTAAATAAAATCTATAGAAAAGAAATTGAAACTTCAATGAAAGAAAGTGAAATAAAACGAAAACTGTGATCGAAAGCGTCATCGTGTAGTTAACGCATTGAAATTTAATGGTTATGTTTATGGTTGTGAAAAAAGAGAAAAATAGAAGGAAAGGAAAAGAAAGACCCGGGCGAGGAGCGCACGCGGGCCAAAGGGACACACAGTGAAAGCTCTATAGGGGGAGAGCCAGACCCTGAATCCAGATTTGATGCACATGAAGCCCGGCATTGAGCGCAATAATATTGGCCTGTTTGCCAGGCTTGAGCGAGCCGAGCTGATGGTCGACTCCCAGCAGGCGTGCGGGGTGGAGCGACGCCATATGGATGGCATCCTCTGGCGCCACACCGGCCCGTTCAACCATGTTTCGCACGGCGGCATCCAGCGAAAGCGTGCTGCCCGCCAGACCGCCCGACGCGGTTCGCACAATTCCGTCGTGCATCTCCACGTCTTCGCCGCATAGCGAATAGCGTCCATCCGGCATCCCGGCGGCCTGCATGGCATCGGTAATCAGCACCACGCGATCGCGAGCGCAACAGCTGCATAGCCGGAGCGCCGCCGGATGAACGTGGTGCCCGTCTGCGATAAGCTCCAGCCATGCACGGGAGTCGGTTAACCCGGCGCCCACCATACCGGGCTCCCGATGATGCAGGCCCGTCATGCCGTTAAAGCAATGCACCAGCCCATCAGCACCGGCGTCAAATGCCGCACGCGTCTGGTCATACGTGGCTGCGCTATGGCCTAGCATCACTTTGACGCCGTGCTGTTTCAGGTGGCGAATGGCTGACAGCGCATTCGGTTTTTCCGGGGCCAACGCCACCACGCGCAGCGTTTGTCGTGAGACGGCAATCAGCGTGTCGAGTTCGGCCAGCGTCAGTTCGCGGAACAGTTCTGGCGGATGCGCGCCTTTATTCTGCGGTGTGAAATAGGGCCCTTCGAGATAGCTGCCGAGCACCTGCGCACCCCGGCCGCCTGATGCATAACGCTGTGCTATTCGTTCCAGCGCCCCGTGAATCGCCTCCACCGGGGCCGTTACGGTCGTCGGTAAAAAACCACCCACGCCTTCACGCGCCTTATACATCGCCAGTCGGTCGAGGGTATCCGGCGCGTCGTCCATCACATCGACACCCGCACCGCCGTGAACGTGGGTGTCGATGTAGGCCGGACACAGCAGTTCGGCATCACGCGCCATCACGCCTGCGGGAATCGGCTCGATGGCGGTGATGATGCCGTCCTCAATACGAAGCTGATGATCGTCCAGCCAGCCCCACTCGCTCAGCAGGCGTCTGGCGCGTAATACTTGCGTCATATTCCTTCCTCAACGGGCTTTTCCTCGCGACAGCGCCCCAGTTCATCGACCAGGCTGGTCAGCCCACGGTGCCCGCACTCCAGCGCCTGGACGCGGAACGTCTCGCTGTCTAAGCCTTCTCGCTCCAGCACCATTTCCAGCAGCAGCTGCAAATTAGTGCCGGTAATCACTTCGCGGCCAGGCTTTTGCATCGCCAGCGTAGAGGCGACGCGAAACGGCGTCCCACCCAGCAGGTCCGTCAAAAATACAATCTCCTGCTGACTGTCCAGCGCGTTCACCGCCTGCTCAAGTTGTGACGTGAGCAGGGAGGTAGAGGACGTCTCCGGAAAATCGATGGCAATAAACTGTGACTGTTCGCCAAGGATTTGCTTCATCGCTTTTTCCATTCCGCTGGCAAACCCGCCGTGGCCCGTCAAAATAATACCCAGCATCGCAATACCTCTTTACCGTTACAGGAAGTGACAGAATTTACCGACGACGCCAAGCACGACGGTGATACCAATCAGGCGCAGCGGACTCCAGCCACGGCGCACCAGCCAGAACATGCACAGGGTGTAAACCAGCGGCAGAAACGCAGGCATCAGCTTATCGATAACGTCCGTTTGCAGCTTCACCACCGCATCACCGGCGGTGATTTCCAGGGTCGTATTCAGACGAACATAGGTCGCCACCAGCGCGCCAATCACCGTCATCCCGACAATCGATGCCGCGTGCCCCACTTTTTTGGTATTGGCCTTAATCAGCGGAATCGCCGCCACGCCCATCCGGTACGCGTAGTGCGCCAGCCCAAAACGCAGGCCGAGATGCACCACGTTAAACAGCACCAGGAATATCACAGCGCCGAGAATCGAGCCTTGCAGAGCGAGACTTGCCCCAATGCCGCCGCAAATCGGTAGCAGCGTCAGCCAAAACATCGCATCACCAATGCCGCCGAGCGGGGCGCCAACGGCAATTTTGGTGCTCTGAATGCTGTTCACGTCCTGTTTCGAGCGCTCCATCGCCAGGATGATGCCGATAACAAACGTCACCAGGAACGGATGGGTATTGAAGAATCCCATATGGCCTTTCATGGCGCGCGCCAGGTCCCGCGGGTTGGTGTGGATTTTTTTCAGGGCGGGCAACAGACCGTATAGCCAACCGGAAGCCTGCATACGCTCGTAGTTAAACGAGGCCTGCAACAGCATCGAACGCCAGGCCACGCGGTTTATGTCTTTTTTGGTCAACTCCGCGCCGAGCTTCTGATCTTCATAGATATTTTCATTCACGCCCGTAAGCAGGGTCTCTTCTGTTTCGACGACGCCCGGCAGTGTGGTTTGATTAGATGCCATCTTCGAATTCCTCTTTCTGTGCTGCCGGAGCAGTCGGTTCAGGAGATTTACGCAGCAGATCGATTAGCGCCATCGCCAGCGCCGCAGCGGCAATCGCCAGCACCGGCAATTTCAGCCAGGCCGCCGCCACAAAGCCAAGGATGAAATACGGGATGTAGACGTTCTTCATCATGATTTTCAGCAACACGGCGAAACCAATCGCAGGCATGATGCCGCCAGCAACGCCGAGGCCGTCAATCAGGCGGGTCGGCAGCACATCAATGGCGGTTTTGGCGTGTTCGGCCCCGAAGTAAATCGGCAGGAATGCGCAGAGAAAATAGAAGATACCGAGCGCCAGCAGCGCCAGATAGTTAACCCGCTCGATACCCCGCGTGTCGGCGTTGGCCGCCATGCGATCGCAGCGGGACATCACGCCGGACATCACCGAGAACAGGAACGTGATCCCCATTTGCACGGCAACCGCAAACGGCACGGCGACGCCCACGGCAACTTCTGGTTTCACGCCGGTCGAAATCGCAAATGCGGTGCCGACGATGGTGCCGATAATCACGTTTGGCGGCTGGGCACCGGCCAGCGGGGCGAGGCCCATCCACACCAGTTCCAGCGTCCCGCCGGTCAAAATACCGGTGTGCAAATCCCCCAGAATCAAACCGACCAGCGGCCCTAGCACCACCGGGCGGTGCATGTGCGTTAACCCGTTGAACATATCCAGGCCTGCGATAAAGGCCAGAATGCCCAACGCAAAAGCCTGTAGAAGACTGATTTCCATTGTGAATCCCTCAGAGCAGTTTAAAGAGATCCAAAGCGGGTTCAGTCGGCACGCCCTGTACAAAGCACTCAACCCCGGCAGCTTTCAGGCCGCTGAAGGCGGAGATGTCGTTGGCGTCGACGGAGACCGTTTTGGCAATTTGCTGTTTGCCATTGGCGTAGTGCATGTTTCCTACGTTGATACGCGTCACCGGGACGCCGCCATCGACCAGCTTCAGAAAATCGGCGGGAGACTTGCAGACCAGCAAAATCTTCTGGCGGTCTGCGGCGCGGTGAATGTTGTCGATAACTTTTTGCAGCGACCAGAAGCGAACGGCGATACCTTCTGCCAGGACCATCTCCATCAGGTTTTGCTGAACCGGATCCTCAGCCACCTCATCGTTCGCCACCAGCACCAGATTTGCCCCCGCAAATCCGACCCACTGAACGCCGACCTGTCCGTGAATCAGGCGTTCGTCGATACGACTCAACACAATGTTTGGCATAGTGTTTTCCTCTTTATTGTTATGCGTTCTCGCCCTGACAGGCCGCGTGGTACTGTTGCAGTATGTCCTGGATATGGTCGATGATGAGTTCGCGCGGAGTCGCACTGAGACCGGCTTCGCGGACTTTTACATACTGCAACGGCAGGTACTGGCTGATGAGCGGCAGCGGAATGGGCTCGTCGGCCAGATTGCGCACCAGCCGTGCAAACGCGTCATCAATCTGACTGTCCGGCCAGTAGTAGCGCACCCGGTCTGAATAGCTGTAACCGCGGGCCAGTCGACGGGTATTACCGTCGCCGTGATAGTGGCTTTGCCAGTATTCCGGGTGGTCGAGCATGACGTTTTCCAGCACGTGACGCAGGTCAGAGCAGGCTTTAGCGGGCAGCAGTTCTTCTTCAATTGCGGCCAGTGAGAACAGCGCTTCGCGCAGGGCAAAGGTCAGCGCCGGGCCAACTTTCAGGATCGCGAAGTGATCTTTCACCAGCTGGCGCAGCGCGTGTGGGGTCTGGTAATCCGTGGAGTGCGCTTCAAACACCAGAGTGTCGAACGCTTCAACCATGTGACTCAGGGCCACGGCTTTCTGTGGCTGATAGTCGATGATATGGGTGTGATCGAATTCGACGCCGGGCTGCACGACGAGGGCGATAATGCGTGGCCAGATAGCATTCAGGCCCTGTTTTTCGAAGGCGTGACGATGGGCTTCGAGCGTGGCCCGCGCCGCATCGGGCGTGGTAACCGCCAGCTCGGTCAGAGCTTCGTGTGCGCCACCGGGAACCGGCACTTCGGTGCCGATAACGTACACCAGGTCAGATTCGCCAAACTGTTCGCGGCAGGTTTCCTCGGCAATTTTTGCCAGCCGCGCGGCGCGTTCGGCCACGATGTCATCGGTTAGCGGAACCGGATCGCCTTCGCAGGACATGCTGCAATCGAGGTGGATTTTTTTAAAGCCCGCCGCAACGTAGCTTTTGATCAGCGCATCGGCGTTCAGCATGGCCTCTGCGGCCGGAAGATTTTGCCAGCGATTTGGGCCCAGATGATCGCCACCGAGGATCAGCTGCGACTGCGGAAAATCGAGCGTGTCGGCAAGCTGGTACACAAAGCCGCGAAAATCTGCCGGGGTCATACCGGTATAGCCGCCAAACTGATCGACCTGGTTTGAGGTGGCCTCGATCAACAGCGGCGTCTGCTGCGTGCGGGCGTAACGGATTGCGGCTTCAAGGACCAGCGGATGTGCGGAACAGACGGCATAAATCCCGTTGCTGTTTCCCTGCTTATGCTGTTGCACCATTTCTGTCAGATGTTTCACTTTCCTCTCCATTTCGGATGGTGACGACATTCATCTTTCGTTTTGTTTCACTTAATCCTGCATCATGCTGCTATAAAAATAAAACGAAAGATAATAGTTTTCCGATCTGTTTCACAAAAGAAACATAATGAAAGGTTTCAGCGTCAGAATGGTCACGGTCTGACCGGCTTGCAGGGCTTGCATTCCGGCAAAAGAAAGGCGTTAATAGTTAAAACGAAATGAAACGAAAGTTTTTCTTAAAGGAGCTCTTATGAGCAGCAGCGATTTGTCCGCGGAAAAGCGCATTAGCGGAACCAGCGAAAGGCGTGAGCAGATTATCCAGCGGTTGCGACAGCAGGGAAGCGTGCAGGTGAATGACCTCTCCGCCGCATATGGCGTCTCGACGGTGACGATTCGTAACGATCTGGCCTTTCTCGAAAAGCAGGGCATCGCGGTGCGCGCCTACGGCGGGGCACTGATCTGCGAAGGGAATGGATCGGCCCATGAGCCGTCGGTGGAAGACAAAAGTGCGCTCAATACCGGCGTGAAGCGCAGTATCGCCCAGGCGGCGGTAGCGCTGATAAAACCGGGTCACCGCATTATTCTCGACTCCGGCACCACCACCTATGAAATCGCGCGCATGCTGCGTCAGCACGCGGAAGTGATTGTCATGACCAACGGAATGAACGTTGCCAATGCGCTGCTGGAAGCTGAAGGGGTGGAACTCTTAATGACCGGCGGGCATCTGCGTCGTCAGTCACAGTCGTTTTATGGCGATCAGGCCGTGCAGTCATTGCAGAATTACCATTTCGACATGCTTTTCCTCGGCGTGGATGCCATCGATACCGATCGCGGCGTCAGCACCCATAATGAAGATGAAGCCCGCCTCAACCGCAGTATGTGCGAAGTCGCTGAGCGGATAATCGTGGTGACCGACTCCACCAAGTTCAACCGCTCCAGCCTGCATAAAATCATTGATATGCCACGGATTGATATGATCATCACCGACGAAGGCGTACCGGCTGAAAGTCTCACCGAATTGCAGCGGGCAGGCATCGAAGTGGTACGGGTAAAGGGGTAAACCTTACACACTCTGATTCACCAGCCAGCGGGCGAAATCATCCATCGCCGGGGTTTGTGGGCGAGACTGCAAACGCGTGAGCCAGTAATCGCCGAGGTTAATCTGGCAATCAAACGGCTGCACGATGCGTTCGCTGTTGAGCAGGTGCGTGAACATATTCACCGGCGCGATGGCGACGCCCATTCCGGCCTGGGCGGCTTCGAGCATCGTCACCGATGAATCAAAGACCATCACCCGATGCGTGGGCGAAGGAGATTGTTCACCTGCCGCCTCGAACCAGGAATTCCATTCATCGCGTCGATATGAGCGCAGCAGCGTGAACTGTAGAATATCGCCCGGCGTGCGCAGCGCCGCAGCCCGTTCGGGGCTGCACAGCGGTCCCAGCGG
This DNA window, taken from Scandinavium goeteborgense, encodes the following:
- the kbaY gene encoding tagatose-bisphosphate aldolase subunit KbaY, which codes for MSIISTKYLLQDAQAKGYAVPAFNIHNAETIQAILDVCSELRSPVILAGTPGTFKHIALEEIFALCNAYSTSYDMPLALHLDHHESLDDIRRKVNAGVRSAMIDGSHFPFEQNVKLVKSVVDFCHQNDCSVEAELGRLGGMEDDMSVDAESAFLTDPQEAKRFVELTGVDSLAVAIGTAHGLYTHRPKIDFKRLAEIREVVDIPLVLHGASDVPDDYVRRTIELGVCKVNVATELKIAFAAAVKEWFAQNPEGNDPRYYMRVGMDAMKEIVINKIAVCGSANRLLLPVEA
- a CDS encoding SIS domain-containing protein, which codes for MSETYTSPATATGTWTEAEIRQQPTSWIRSLTHIDKIRSQLDNFLAPLLRKKDLRIVLTGAGTSAFIGDIIAPWLSRHTGQNISAVPTTDLVSNPMDYLSAANPLLLVSFARSGNSPESVAAVELANQFVPECYHLSITCNEAGSLYQNALDSDNAFALLMPAETHDRGFAMTSSITTMMVSCLAVFAPEAINSQTFRDVAQRCEAILSSLGDFNHGVFGQEAWKRIVYLGSGGLQGAARESALKVLELTAGKMVAFYDSPTGFRHGPKSLVDSETLVVVFISSHPYTRQYDLDLLNELRRDRQASRVVAIAAQTDPVIEAGPHILLPPSRHFIDMEQVFCFLMYAQVFALTQSISVGNTPDTPSANGTVNRVVQGVVIHPWIA
- the nagA gene encoding N-acetylglucosamine-6-phosphate deacetylase — its product is MTQVLRARRLLSEWGWLDDHQLRIEDGIITAIEPIPAGVMARDAELLCPAYIDTHVHGGAGVDVMDDAPDTLDRLAMYKAREGVGGFLPTTVTAPVEAIHGALERIAQRYASGGRGAQVLGSYLEGPYFTPQNKGAHPPELFRELTLAELDTLIAVSRQTLRVVALAPEKPNALSAIRHLKQHGVKVMLGHSAATYDQTRAAFDAGADGLVHCFNGMTGLHHREPGMVGAGLTDSRAWLELIADGHHVHPAALRLCSCCARDRVVLITDAMQAAGMPDGRYSLCGEDVEMHDGIVRTASGGLAGSTLSLDAAVRNMVERAGVAPEDAIHMASLHPARLLGVDHQLGSLKPGKQANIIALNAGLHVHQIWIQGLALPL
- the agaF gene encoding PTS galactosamine/N-acetylgalactosamine transporter subunit IIA produces the protein MLGIILTGHGGFASGMEKAMKQILGEQSQFIAIDFPETSSTSLLTSQLEQAVNALDSQQEIVFLTDLLGGTPFRVASTLAMQKPGREVITGTNLQLLLEMVLEREGLDSETFRVQALECGHRGLTSLVDELGRCREEKPVEEGI
- the agaE gene encoding PTS N-acetylgalactosamine transporter subunit IID, whose protein sequence is MASNQTTLPGVVETEETLLTGVNENIYEDQKLGAELTKKDINRVAWRSMLLQASFNYERMQASGWLYGLLPALKKIHTNPRDLARAMKGHMGFFNTHPFLVTFVIGIILAMERSKQDVNSIQSTKIAVGAPLGGIGDAMFWLTLLPICGGIGASLALQGSILGAVIFLVLFNVVHLGLRFGLAHYAYRMGVAAIPLIKANTKKVGHAASIVGMTVIGALVATYVRLNTTLEITAGDAVVKLQTDVIDKLMPAFLPLVYTLCMFWLVRRGWSPLRLIGITVVLGVVGKFCHFL
- the agaW gene encoding PTS N-acetylgalactosamine transporter subunit IIC, encoding MEISLLQAFALGILAFIAGLDMFNGLTHMHRPVVLGPLVGLILGDLHTGILTGGTLELVWMGLAPLAGAQPPNVIIGTIVGTAFAISTGVKPEVAVGVAVPFAVAVQMGITFLFSVMSGVMSRCDRMAANADTRGIERVNYLALLALGIFYFLCAFLPIYFGAEHAKTAIDVLPTRLIDGLGVAGGIMPAIGFAVLLKIMMKNVYIPYFILGFVAAAWLKLPVLAIAAAALAMALIDLLRKSPEPTAPAAQKEEFEDGI
- the agaV gene encoding PTS N-acetylgalactosamine transporter subunit IIB; translation: MPNIVLSRIDERLIHGQVGVQWVGFAGANLVLVANDEVAEDPVQQNLMEMVLAEGIAVRFWSLQKVIDNIHRAADRQKILLVCKSPADFLKLVDGGVPVTRINVGNMHYANGKQQIAKTVSVDANDISAFSGLKAAGVECFVQGVPTEPALDLFKLL
- the kbaZ gene encoding tagatose-bisphosphate aldolase subunit KbaZ, whose product is MKHLTEMVQQHKQGNSNGIYAVCSAHPLVLEAAIRYARTQQTPLLIEATSNQVDQFGGYTGMTPADFRGFVYQLADTLDFPQSQLILGGDHLGPNRWQNLPAAEAMLNADALIKSYVAAGFKKIHLDCSMSCEGDPVPLTDDIVAERAARLAKIAEETCREQFGESDLVYVIGTEVPVPGGAHEALTELAVTTPDAARATLEAHRHAFEKQGLNAIWPRIIALVVQPGVEFDHTHIIDYQPQKAVALSHMVEAFDTLVFEAHSTDYQTPHALRQLVKDHFAILKVGPALTFALREALFSLAAIEEELLPAKACSDLRHVLENVMLDHPEYWQSHYHGDGNTRRLARGYSYSDRVRYYWPDSQIDDAFARLVRNLADEPIPLPLISQYLPLQYVKVREAGLSATPRELIIDHIQDILQQYHAACQGENA
- a CDS encoding DeoR family transcriptional regulator; this translates as MSSSDLSAEKRISGTSERREQIIQRLRQQGSVQVNDLSAAYGVSTVTIRNDLAFLEKQGIAVRAYGGALICEGNGSAHEPSVEDKSALNTGVKRSIAQAAVALIKPGHRIILDSGTTTYEIARMLRQHAEVIVMTNGMNVANALLEAEGVELLMTGGHLRRQSQSFYGDQAVQSLQNYHFDMLFLGVDAIDTDRGVSTHNEDEARLNRSMCEVAERIIVVTDSTKFNRSSLHKIIDMPRIDMIITDEGVPAESLTELQRAGIEVVRVKG